From Gemmatimonadaceae bacterium, one genomic window encodes:
- the thpR gene encoding RNA 2',3'-cyclic phosphodiesterase, with amino-acid sequence MRLFLAINLPIDVRREIVAATGPMRDCAPELGWVDETRLHLTLKFLDDQPPETAAAVRDATSRVATRHRELMMHLGGIGAFPNFRRLRVVWMGVEQDPRLELLHNDIEVACEALGFAVEGRPFRPHLTLARVKHPLPEERARALTDAARGVDYGVDVAVQSLDLMQSELGGGPSGSKYSTVASAPLRSD; translated from the coding sequence GTGCGCCTGTTTCTGGCGATTAATCTGCCGATCGACGTCCGCCGCGAGATCGTGGCGGCGACGGGGCCGATGCGCGACTGTGCCCCCGAGCTCGGATGGGTCGACGAAACGAGACTGCACCTCACGCTCAAATTCCTCGACGATCAGCCGCCGGAGACCGCGGCGGCGGTGCGAGACGCCACCTCGCGGGTGGCCACGCGGCACCGCGAGTTGATGATGCACCTGGGGGGCATCGGGGCGTTCCCGAACTTTCGGCGGTTGCGAGTCGTATGGATGGGAGTGGAACAGGATCCCCGGCTCGAGTTGCTGCACAACGACATCGAGGTGGCGTGCGAGGCGCTCGGCTTCGCGGTCGAGGGGCGTCCCTTTCGCCCGCACCTCACGCTAGCGCGCGTGAAGCACCCGTTGCCGGAAGAACGCGCGCGCGCCTTGACCGATGCGGCGCGCGGCGTGGACTACGGAGTCGACGTCGCGGTGCAGTCCCTCGACCTCATGCAGAGCGAGTTGGGGGGAGGGCCGAGCGGCTCCAAGTATTCGACCGTCGCATCGGCACCGCTTCGGAGCGACTGA
- the larE gene encoding ATP-dependent sacrificial sulfur transferase LarE, translating into MAAPLKEAELSGWLREQRRIAIGYSGGVDSAYLAAVAVAALGAENVLAVTGRSASYPESQWIAARETARAIGLDVLELDTAEVDDPRYAANPTNRCYFCKSELWSHVVPAARSRGIDVVADGTNADDLSDHRPGARAAREYGVVSPLAMFGLTKAEIRERSRILGLPTSEQPSSPCLSSRIPYGTPVTVGRLRRVERAEASLRDLGVAGDLRVRHFGELARVELTAAERERWSNDERRGLLERALIEAGYERVEIDPRGFRSGALNELASIGGGRTHNSDAASAPVSGD; encoded by the coding sequence ATGGCGGCCCCACTCAAGGAAGCTGAGCTTTCCGGCTGGCTCCGCGAACAGCGCCGGATCGCGATCGGCTACAGCGGCGGTGTCGACTCGGCGTACCTCGCCGCGGTCGCTGTCGCGGCGCTGGGCGCCGAAAACGTTCTCGCCGTCACGGGGCGGAGCGCGTCGTACCCCGAGAGCCAGTGGATCGCGGCTCGCGAAACGGCCCGCGCCATCGGCCTCGACGTTCTCGAGCTCGACACCGCCGAGGTGGACGATCCTCGCTACGCGGCGAATCCGACCAATCGCTGCTACTTCTGCAAGTCGGAGCTTTGGTCGCACGTCGTGCCGGCGGCCCGTTCTCGGGGCATCGACGTCGTTGCCGACGGCACGAACGCCGACGACCTGAGCGATCATCGCCCCGGCGCGCGCGCGGCGCGCGAATATGGGGTCGTGTCGCCGCTCGCCATGTTCGGGCTGACGAAGGCGGAGATACGCGAGCGCTCGCGCATCCTGGGGCTGCCGACGTCGGAACAGCCGTCGTCACCCTGCCTCTCGTCCCGCATTCCCTACGGTACGCCGGTCACGGTCGGAAGACTCCGGCGTGTGGAACGGGCGGAGGCCTCGTTGCGAGATCTCGGAGTCGCGGGGGACCTTCGAGTCCGTCATTTCGGAGAGCTCGCCCGCGTCGAGCTGACAGCCGCAGAACGTGAGCGATGGAGCAACGACGAACGCCGCGGTCTTCTCGAGCGCGCGCTGATCGAGGCCGGGTACGAACGCGTGGAGATCGACCCTCGCGGTTTCCGCTCGGGCGCGCTCAACGAGCTCGCGTCGATCGGGGGGGGGCGAACGCACAACTCGGACGCCGCGAGTGCGCCTGTTTCTGGCGATTAA
- a CDS encoding fatty acid desaturase, whose translation MSRVAPPKAGVHWRQAVEPFTGPSAPRAALQLATTLVPLALTMWATRVAMPVSPLLAALFVFPAAGLLIRTFILMHDCAHGSFFATRRVNDAVGFVTGVLTLTPFTQWRRDHALHHASSGDLDRRGHGDVKTLTVREYVAKPPLGRLAYRVVRHPLLLLIGGPFYLALSNRISGQGASSGPRQIANVWLTNAVIGILLTVAFLTLGWATVVLAYLLPFYLAAMAGVWLFYVQHQFTDAYWSRHEDWDYVEAALRGSSHLRLPPVLQWFTGSIGLHHVHHVAPKIPNYRLQPCHDANEMFHGSPVVTLRSGTAGLRLALWDEERKRLVRFRDVAPARHG comes from the coding sequence ATGAGCCGAGTGGCCCCGCCCAAGGCGGGAGTTCATTGGCGCCAGGCGGTCGAGCCCTTCACCGGCCCCAGTGCGCCGCGCGCCGCGCTTCAGTTGGCCACAACGCTCGTTCCGCTGGCCTTGACGATGTGGGCGACTCGGGTCGCCATGCCGGTGTCGCCGCTCCTCGCGGCGTTGTTCGTCTTTCCGGCCGCCGGTCTGCTCATTCGCACTTTCATCTTGATGCACGATTGTGCGCACGGATCGTTCTTCGCAACCCGCCGCGTCAACGATGCAGTCGGATTCGTGACTGGTGTGTTGACCCTTACGCCGTTTACGCAATGGCGGCGCGATCACGCGCTGCATCACGCATCATCGGGCGACCTGGATCGTCGTGGACATGGCGACGTCAAAACGCTCACCGTGCGAGAGTACGTTGCGAAGCCTCCTCTCGGCCGACTCGCGTACCGAGTCGTCCGACATCCCCTGCTGCTCCTCATCGGCGGGCCGTTCTACCTGGCGCTCAGCAATCGGATCTCTGGCCAGGGCGCATCGAGCGGCCCGCGTCAGATCGCGAACGTGTGGCTCACGAACGCAGTCATCGGCATCCTGCTGACCGTCGCCTTCCTCACTCTCGGCTGGGCGACGGTGGTACTCGCGTACCTGCTGCCGTTCTACCTCGCGGCCATGGCCGGCGTGTGGCTGTTCTACGTCCAGCACCAATTCACGGATGCGTACTGGTCACGGCACGAGGACTGGGACTACGTCGAGGCGGCGCTGCGAGGCAGTTCGCATCTGCGACTGCCGCCCGTGCTCCAATGGTTCACCGGCAGCATCGGCCTGCATCACGTGCACCACGTGGCTCCGAAGATTCCCAACTACCGCCTGCAGCCCTGTCACGACGCGAATGAGATGTTTCACGGTTCGCCGGTAGTCACGCTCCGCTCCGGCACGGCCGGGCTGCGCCTTGCGCTGTGGGATGAGGAACGCAAACGCCTCGTGCGATTTCGTGACGTTGCTCCGGCGAGGCACGGATGA
- the infA gene encoding translation initiation factor IF-1 translates to MKEEAIEIEGTVAEVLPSAMFRVDLDNGHRLLATTAGKMRRFRIRIIAGDRVTVAVSPYDLGRGRITFRHKS, encoded by the coding sequence ATGAAAGAAGAGGCGATCGAAATCGAAGGAACCGTTGCCGAAGTCTTGCCGAGCGCGATGTTTCGCGTCGACTTGGACAACGGCCACCGCCTTCTGGCCACCACCGCGGGCAAGATGCGGCGCTTTCGCATACGCATCATCGCCGGCGATCGGGTGACGGTCGCCGTGTCGCCGTACGATTTGGGCCGTGGGCGGATCACCTTCCGACACAAGAGCTGA
- a CDS encoding response regulator — protein sequence MGSNAARTVLIVEPDGDTRSALRNSFESDGYTVIATGGAADALSLLAAPEIKLVVTELYLENGQDTCLVHTIRTAPAYEAKRVLAYTQHGRAKDREWAIAEGADGYVLKKNGEKRLLEVAGRLTRRKRSNKRRPGRTTREPQ from the coding sequence ATGGGCTCGAACGCCGCCCGCACCGTTCTCATCGTTGAACCCGACGGCGATACACGATCGGCGCTTCGCAATTCATTCGAGAGCGACGGGTACACGGTGATCGCCACCGGCGGCGCGGCCGACGCGCTGTCGTTGTTGGCCGCTCCGGAGATCAAGCTGGTCGTGACCGAGCTGTATTTGGAAAACGGCCAGGACACGTGCCTCGTCCACACGATCCGTACGGCTCCCGCCTACGAGGCAAAGCGAGTGCTCGCCTACACGCAACACGGGCGAGCGAAAGACCGCGAGTGGGCGATCGCCGAGGGCGCCGACGGCTACGTGCTCAAGAAGAACGGCGAAAAAAGGCTGCTCGAGGTCGCCGGCCGACTCACGCGCCGCAAGCGTTCGAACAAAAGGCGCCCGGGAAGAACGACGCGGGAACCTCAATGA
- a CDS encoding ATP-binding protein, with translation MPEPGLGRPGTTGRRATKPCPCSYLGHPTRACVCAESEITKYRSRLSGPLADRIDMQVTLTPVPLVTLDANTTAESSIAIRSRVEAARSLQRRRYAATRGITCNAHASGRWLLTRGQLAADARRRLVEGSESLHLSARAYHRVLRVARTIADLDASDVVTSEHVGEALRYRQR, from the coding sequence ATCCCGGAACCGGGACTCGGGCGGCCAGGCACCACCGGTAGAAGGGCAACGAAACCCTGTCCCTGCTCGTACCTCGGCCACCCGACCAGGGCGTGTGTGTGCGCCGAATCAGAGATCACTAAGTATCGCTCGCGGCTGTCCGGGCCGTTGGCCGATCGCATCGACATGCAGGTGACACTCACGCCGGTGCCGCTGGTCACCCTGGATGCGAACACCACGGCGGAGAGTTCAATAGCGATTCGAAGCCGAGTGGAAGCGGCGCGCTCGCTGCAACGTCGCCGTTATGCCGCAACCAGAGGCATCACGTGCAACGCACATGCCTCCGGTCGATGGCTTCTCACGCGAGGCCAACTCGCCGCGGATGCTCGGCGGCGTCTCGTCGAGGGTTCGGAGTCGCTTCACCTGTCGGCGCGGGCGTATCATCGCGTCTTGCGCGTCGCACGAACGATCGCCGACCTCGATGCGAGTGATGTCGTCACGAGCGAACACGTTGGCGAGGCGCTGCGATATCGACAGCGTTAG